The following proteins are co-located in the Spirosoma montaniterrae genome:
- a CDS encoding McrC family protein, protein MPQLTVYENDRLVSGSAVAGLPFDGVPVDDLLFQQLRQLAFTLDGADSLFLVGIYKGVEYVQLRNYVGLLPVSNGVQLEILPNITDAANPRTTLLYMLRHLRQSPLRSLANARSAATSLPLWEVFVSSFLHTLDVLSRQGFQRAYIPVDSNERYWRGQFQPARQLRENAQHAERLAVRHDVLTASVPPNRVLKTTLLFLENRVQAESNKRRIRQHLWTLADVPPAESIAEDLRASQRQTRLFLRYEPALRWAKALLTEQGLGARTGRVDEMALLFPMERVFEDYVAHGLRTYWPNTGAVAVQEASAHLVDEHAGTPKFKLRPDIIVRQADRTLLFDTKWKRITGDRPGNGNYGIEQADLYQLYAYGKKYAASDLFLVYPANETFREPLPVFGYDAQTRLHVVPFSPTNPLAQEVEKLARYALES, encoded by the coding sequence ATGCCGCAACTAACTGTTTATGAGAACGACCGATTGGTTAGCGGGTCGGCTGTAGCCGGGTTGCCGTTCGACGGAGTGCCGGTCGATGACCTGCTGTTTCAGCAATTGCGGCAGTTGGCCTTTACGCTCGACGGAGCCGATAGCCTGTTTTTAGTTGGCATATATAAAGGTGTCGAGTACGTACAGTTGCGCAATTATGTAGGGCTGCTACCCGTATCGAATGGTGTTCAGCTCGAAATTCTGCCCAACATCACCGATGCGGCAAACCCGCGTACTACGCTGCTCTATATGCTGCGACATTTGCGGCAAAGCCCGCTTCGTTCGTTGGCAAACGCCCGCAGCGCAGCCACCTCGTTGCCGCTTTGGGAAGTGTTTGTTTCGTCGTTTTTACATACGCTCGATGTGCTGTCGCGGCAGGGTTTTCAGCGGGCATACATACCTGTCGATAGCAACGAACGCTACTGGCGGGGTCAATTTCAGCCCGCCCGCCAACTTCGCGAAAATGCGCAACATGCCGAACGGCTGGCGGTTCGGCACGACGTATTGACAGCGAGCGTACCACCAAATCGGGTGCTGAAAACCACCCTGCTGTTTCTGGAAAATCGCGTACAGGCTGAATCGAACAAACGGCGCATTCGGCAGCATTTGTGGACACTCGCCGACGTGCCGCCCGCCGAATCAATTGCTGAAGATTTGCGGGCCAGTCAACGACAAACGCGGCTGTTTCTACGCTACGAACCGGCGTTGCGCTGGGCGAAGGCGTTGCTTACTGAGCAGGGGTTGGGAGCAAGAACCGGGCGGGTCGATGAAATGGCCCTGCTGTTTCCGATGGAGCGGGTTTTTGAAGATTACGTAGCACACGGGCTGCGAACGTACTGGCCCAATACGGGGGCTGTTGCCGTGCAGGAAGCATCGGCGCATTTGGTCGATGAACACGCTGGTACACCCAAATTCAAACTCCGCCCCGACATTATTGTGCGGCAGGCCGACCGAACGCTGTTGTTCGATACGAAGTGGAAACGCATTACGGGCGACCGGCCTGGCAACGGTAATTATGGCATAGAACAGGCTGATTTATACCAGCTTTATGCGTATGGCAAAAAGTACGCAGCCAGCGACTTGTTTCTGGTGTATCCGGCCAACGAAACCTTCCGCGAGCCGCTACCCGTGTTCGGCTACGACGCCCAAACCCGCCTGCACGTAGTGCCGTTCAGCCCAACCAACCCGCTGGCGCAGGAAGTAGAAAAGCTGGCGCGATATGCTTTGGAGTCTTAA
- a CDS encoding fasciclin domain-containing protein produces MKLRLYFVQFAAYLLVAILFTATGCERALQPVEPVRASGARVRVNQTITELVVNNPNFSLLRDAVVRAGLADALASGDLTVFAPTNAAFEQAGLDANAISGADLNTLRNILLYHVIGNGRFFEEGIQPFLNGLTTLQGQQVQVVRRDGFSVNGNLVSTPDIETRNGVVHVIDNVLMPPSASTVELALANPNLTYLVAALQRLNQANPTLLNQLQSGEFTVFAPTNEAFQRAGFTTIDAVRTANTDFLSRVLTYHVIAGRRFTTQFNDGRVMTNQGNAITLTQWPGRSTVQGLGNAMPTTILMPNILTTTGVVHVINDVLLPDARPLVSITNLVVGNPEFSLLRTAVVRAGLADALASGNLTVFAPTNAAFRRAGFADENAINNADLNTLRNILLYHVIGGQRYETSNFNELLIGFTTLQGQQVQVTRRQGVSVNGAFVVQSNVFATNGIVHVIDNVLMPPMGTIVDAAVGNPNLTYLVAAVQRAGLASTLASNGPFTVFAPTNAAFQEAGFATIDAVRNADPAVLTRILLYHVTDNRTFESMLRGGELLTLGGVLNVSAASGVRPTVRGRGNSRASNIVAGNVVTTNGVVHVIDHVLLP; encoded by the coding sequence ATGAAACTCCGTCTTTATTTCGTTCAGTTTGCGGCTTACTTACTGGTCGCTATTTTGTTCACAGCAACGGGCTGCGAACGTGCGCTTCAGCCGGTCGAACCCGTTCGGGCCAGCGGTGCGCGGGTCCGGGTCAACCAAACCATAACGGAATTAGTTGTTAACAACCCCAATTTCAGTCTGTTGCGCGATGCTGTTGTGCGGGCCGGTTTGGCCGATGCGCTGGCGTCGGGTGATTTGACGGTTTTTGCCCCAACCAATGCGGCTTTTGAGCAGGCTGGTCTGGATGCTAACGCCATTAGCGGTGCCGACCTGAATACCCTGCGTAACATTTTGCTGTATCACGTTATTGGTAACGGACGTTTCTTTGAAGAAGGTATTCAGCCTTTCCTGAATGGCCTGACCACATTGCAGGGGCAGCAGGTGCAGGTGGTTCGGCGTGACGGATTTTCGGTAAACGGCAATCTGGTTTCAACGCCCGACATCGAAACCCGCAACGGCGTGGTGCACGTGATCGATAATGTGCTGATGCCACCCTCGGCCAGCACCGTTGAACTGGCACTTGCCAACCCCAACCTGACGTATTTGGTAGCGGCTCTCCAGCGGCTGAACCAGGCCAACCCTACCCTCCTCAATCAACTGCAATCGGGCGAATTTACGGTCTTCGCACCCACGAATGAAGCGTTCCAGCGGGCGGGCTTTACCACCATCGACGCCGTTCGTACAGCCAATACCGACTTTCTAAGCCGGGTTCTGACGTATCATGTCATTGCCGGACGGCGGTTTACGACCCAGTTCAACGACGGTCGGGTTATGACCAATCAGGGTAATGCCATCACCCTGACTCAGTGGCCGGGACGGTCTACCGTACAGGGCCTCGGCAACGCTATGCCCACCACCATTCTGATGCCCAACATTCTGACAACCACCGGGGTAGTACACGTTATCAACGATGTGCTGCTACCTGATGCCCGGCCTTTGGTATCGATCACCAACCTGGTTGTTGGCAACCCTGAGTTTAGTCTGCTTCGCACGGCGGTAGTGCGGGCTGGTCTGGCCGATGCGCTGGCGTCGGGCAACCTGACGGTCTTTGCGCCAACGAATGCTGCGTTCCGCCGGGCTGGCTTTGCCGACGAAAATGCCATTAACAACGCCGACCTGAACACGCTGCGCAACATCTTGCTGTATCACGTTATTGGTGGTCAACGCTACGAAACCAGCAATTTTAACGAACTGCTCATTGGCTTCACCACGTTGCAGGGACAGCAGGTGCAGGTAACGCGCCGACAGGGTGTTTCGGTCAACGGTGCGTTCGTAGTGCAATCTAACGTGTTCGCAACCAACGGCATTGTGCATGTAATTGATAACGTGCTGATGCCGCCAATGGGTACGATTGTCGATGCTGCCGTAGGAAATCCAAACCTGACCTATCTGGTAGCCGCTGTGCAGCGGGCAGGTTTAGCATCGACGCTGGCCTCGAACGGACCGTTTACAGTCTTTGCTCCAACAAACGCAGCTTTCCAGGAAGCCGGTTTTGCTACCATCGACGCTGTGCGGAATGCTGACCCGGCTGTGCTGACGCGCATTCTGCTGTACCACGTAACCGACAACCGAACCTTTGAGTCGATGCTGCGCGGAGGTGAACTGCTTACCCTCGGCGGTGTGCTGAACGTATCGGCGGCCTCTGGCGTTCGGCCAACGGTTCGCGGGCGGGGCAATTCGCGGGCGTCGAATATCGTAGCCGGTAATGTCGTAACGACCAACGGCGTTGTTCACGTCATCGACCACGTATTGCTGCCGTAA
- a CDS encoding DUF4249 domain-containing protein — protein sequence MRFLIAILLVALLAGCLKTTDPISPDRLLADRESKPVVVCFISPQDSVLAAKVAMSEPKIIATFESTLLVKNAVVTLSNGPQTIRLDYDDALGYYRTKPSDQFRVRAGETYRLTVRMGENRQITAQATVPESIPLQRVGIDSLLVDSSANQKTWQYTVRLSWNSPGGTNYYRGWGRIKQTVSTPGVLQAETRISQPDFMVEREIGSQPGPQTISGSFSVSIPANARIRTELAHIALFTTDENYYRYHATLREQLTNTNPFLTNATPLFSNIDGGFGVFAAYNGYYMSK from the coding sequence ATGCGGTTTCTGATAGCAATTTTACTGGTCGCACTGCTGGCGGGCTGTCTGAAAACAACTGACCCCATCTCGCCCGACCGGCTATTGGCCGACCGCGAATCGAAGCCGGTGGTTGTGTGTTTTATTTCTCCGCAAGACAGCGTGCTGGCCGCGAAAGTAGCCATGTCGGAACCCAAAATTATTGCCACCTTCGAGTCAACACTGCTGGTGAAAAATGCCGTTGTAACGCTCAGCAACGGGCCACAAACCATCCGCCTTGACTATGATGACGCGCTGGGTTATTACCGCACTAAACCGTCGGATCAGTTTCGGGTTCGGGCGGGCGAAACATACCGGCTGACGGTTCGGATGGGCGAAAATCGCCAGATAACCGCGCAAGCTACCGTACCAGAATCTATCCCGCTTCAACGGGTAGGTATCGATTCGCTGCTGGTCGATAGCTCGGCTAATCAAAAAACGTGGCAGTATACGGTGCGGCTTAGCTGGAACTCGCCGGGCGGCACCAACTATTACCGGGGCTGGGGCCGGATAAAGCAGACCGTTTCTACGCCGGGAGTTTTACAGGCCGAAACCCGGATCAGCCAGCCTGATTTTATGGTAGAACGCGAAATTGGCAGTCAGCCGGGGCCACAAACAATCAGTGGTTCGTTTTCCGTCAGTATACCGGCCAACGCCCGCATCCGTACCGAACTGGCTCACATTGCATTGTTCACTACCGATGAAAATTATTATCGCTACCACGCCACGCTACGCGAACAGTTGACCAACACCAACCCTTTTCTGACAAATGCAACGCCCTTGTTCTCTAACATTGACGGGGGCTTCGGCGTGTTTGCAGCGTATAACGGGTATTATATGAGTAAATAA
- a CDS encoding carboxypeptidase-like regulatory domain-containing protein: MKLAYMTRFGYRLFSGFLLFSLLLATQDVAGQSGMPLRDALRKLNQKRGIFFLYDPNHINSYYVSGRISEKKPVETVLQQFLTGTNLSFRKIGDCYLIEPVATGTSPDTVTNVARKRFTISGFVTEQASGERLVGATVSISDKWGTTTNNYGFYSLTIPEADAHDLMVSLVGYQRFYQRVRLNRSIQLNIELTPNTALDEVVLTAEATEQACNNPQTGQHNLPMALAESVPAVAGEKDILKTLQWLPGVQKGLDGQVSLHVRGGGADQNLLILDEAPVYNANHLFGFFSVFNVDALKNVRLQKGGFSARYGGRLSSVLDLSMREGNQQRLQGEVGTGLVASKLMIEGPMLRNRASFLLTARRTNFPTALGGFVAGLLNDNSGANWRAGFYDLNAKINAELNPRNRLYLSGYFGRDFFTGTDSLTHNRLWENAVRWGNATGTLRWNHLFSERLFSNVSLIYSNYGFSTHTQHVPTVTSPASTSAQLWRYFDGLTDYTLKYDMDYYPNPAHQLHAGLVATQRMYQLNGIEVNDPANTLRVAHVAPARSLETALYAEDTWTPGRRLTVHVGGRATLYRIHQQTYFRAEPRVSVSAKLNEKMALRASYSEMNQFIHLLSNTGQGLPTDLWVPATARLKPQHARQFVLGLVRDLTPAVQLSIEGYQKQMNHIIGYRPDADFIGLTSAQDANDIRWERNVTSGHGSASGVEVMVQKRTGRLSGWAAYTWSIARWQFDELNNGQPFYPAHDRRHSVSFVGSYNVTPTLRLSANWTYSSGNPQSLPVSGVSSFGHLGLGGVAAPNTPGGQLFGNERVLVQARGLTNNFRAEPFHRLDLGIQKTFKGTRLAHVLEANIVNLYGRRNPFYYDLQLNANQQLTLQRVSLFAFLPALNYTLRF; encoded by the coding sequence ATGAAACTGGCGTATATGACCCGGTTTGGGTACAGGCTTTTTTCGGGCTTTCTACTATTCAGTCTGCTGCTTGCTACACAAGACGTGGCAGGACAGTCAGGTATGCCTCTGCGTGACGCCCTGCGAAAGCTGAACCAGAAACGCGGCATTTTCTTTCTCTACGATCCCAATCACATAAATAGCTACTATGTATCGGGGCGCATCAGCGAAAAAAAGCCCGTCGAAACCGTGTTGCAACAGTTTCTGACGGGCACTAATCTTTCTTTTCGTAAAATTGGCGATTGTTACCTCATTGAACCCGTCGCAACGGGTACATCGCCCGATACGGTGACGAATGTAGCTCGCAAACGATTTACAATCAGTGGTTTTGTGACAGAGCAGGCGAGTGGCGAACGGCTCGTTGGAGCTACGGTTTCCATATCCGACAAATGGGGAACCACTACCAACAACTATGGTTTCTACTCGCTGACCATTCCAGAGGCCGACGCCCACGACCTGATGGTGTCGCTCGTGGGCTACCAGCGATTTTATCAGCGCGTTCGGCTTAATCGCTCCATACAACTCAACATCGAACTGACGCCCAACACGGCCCTTGATGAAGTAGTACTTACCGCCGAAGCTACCGAACAGGCGTGTAATAATCCGCAAACGGGGCAGCACAATCTGCCGATGGCACTGGCCGAAAGTGTACCGGCAGTAGCTGGTGAAAAAGATATTCTGAAAACACTTCAATGGTTGCCCGGCGTGCAGAAGGGGCTTGATGGGCAGGTGAGCCTGCACGTGCGCGGGGGCGGGGCCGACCAGAATCTGCTCATTCTGGATGAAGCTCCGGTTTACAATGCCAACCACCTGTTCGGGTTTTTCTCGGTTTTTAACGTCGATGCGCTCAAGAACGTGCGGCTGCAAAAAGGAGGTTTTTCGGCGCGATATGGCGGGCGGCTGTCATCGGTACTGGATTTGAGTATGCGGGAGGGCAATCAGCAGCGATTGCAGGGGGAGGTTGGCACGGGGTTGGTGGCGTCGAAACTGATGATAGAAGGGCCAATGCTGCGTAACCGGGCGTCGTTTTTGCTAACGGCTCGCCGAACCAATTTTCCGACAGCGTTGGGCGGTTTTGTGGCTGGGTTGCTCAACGACAATTCCGGAGCCAATTGGCGAGCGGGCTTCTACGACCTCAACGCTAAAATAAACGCCGAACTCAACCCGCGCAACCGACTGTATCTGAGCGGCTATTTCGGGCGAGATTTCTTCACCGGCACCGACAGCCTGACGCATAACCGGCTCTGGGAAAATGCCGTTCGATGGGGCAACGCCACCGGCACACTCCGCTGGAATCACCTGTTCAGCGAACGGCTATTCTCCAATGTATCGCTGATTTACAGCAACTACGGTTTCTCGACGCATACGCAGCACGTGCCAACCGTAACGTCCCCGGCCTCGACATCGGCCCAACTGTGGCGGTATTTCGATGGTCTGACTGATTATACGCTGAAATATGACATGGATTATTACCCTAATCCAGCGCATCAGCTTCATGCGGGGCTGGTGGCTACCCAACGTATGTATCAGCTCAACGGTATCGAAGTCAATGACCCGGCCAACACCTTACGGGTAGCGCATGTGGCCCCGGCCCGGTCGCTCGAAACGGCTCTATACGCCGAAGATACCTGGACACCGGGTCGGCGTCTTACCGTACACGTGGGTGGGCGGGCTACGCTCTATCGCATTCATCAGCAAACGTATTTCCGGGCTGAGCCACGTGTGTCGGTGTCGGCTAAACTCAACGAAAAGATGGCGTTGCGGGCCTCTTATTCGGAAATGAATCAATTTATTCATCTGCTCTCAAATACGGGGCAGGGCCTGCCTACCGACTTGTGGGTGCCTGCCACGGCCCGGCTGAAACCGCAGCACGCCCGGCAGTTTGTGCTGGGATTGGTGCGAGATCTGACTCCGGCGGTGCAGCTAAGCATCGAAGGCTATCAAAAACAGATGAACCATATAATCGGTTATCGTCCTGATGCCGATTTTATTGGCCTAACCAGCGCACAGGATGCCAACGATATTCGCTGGGAGCGTAACGTGACGAGCGGACACGGCAGCGCGTCGGGCGTGGAGGTGATGGTGCAGAAACGAACCGGCAGGCTGTCGGGCTGGGCTGCTTATACGTGGTCCATTGCACGCTGGCAATTCGACGAACTGAACAACGGCCAACCGTTTTACCCCGCCCACGACCGGCGGCATTCGGTATCGTTCGTAGGTTCATACAACGTCACGCCCACGTTGCGGCTATCGGCAAACTGGACGTACAGTTCGGGTAATCCGCAGTCGCTGCCTGTGTCGGGCGTATCAAGTTTCGGGCATTTGGGCCTGGGCGGTGTAGCTGCCCCGAACACGCCGGGCGGGCAATTATTTGGTAATGAGCGTGTACTGGTGCAGGCAAGAGGGCTGACAAACAACTTCCGGGCCGAACCATTTCATCGGCTCGACCTGGGCATACAGAAGACGTTTAAGGGTACACGTTTGGCGCACGTACTGGAAGCCAATATTGTGAATCTCTATGGTCGGCGCAACCCATTTTATTATGATTTGCAGCTCAATGCCAACCAGCAACTGACGTTGCAGCGCGTATCGCTGTTTGCCTTCTTGCCAGCGTTGAATTATACGCTACGGTTTTAA
- a CDS encoding FecR family protein yields MNYNDYSIDDFLLDDRFLAYCQGSDPEAVAFWTEWQQTQPPNLAVFREAERLQAILSGHKPRLDTSLQELEQLLTPSQEAKVVPLPVVARPVRSGYVRWWMAAASVVLLVAAGWFGLDWWRNQYIAYETANNQQQTVRLPDGSTVVLNSHSTLKYRRNAFTNVARTVELSGEGFFAVRHLSGDAPFRVVTDGAFDVQVLGTAFTVHSRPSLSRVVLNTGKVQVDFHDQRTDRTLRPGELVEVITGLPDVQQRSVRPEQYDAWTRQQFVFNETRMTDALQMVENQFGVQVRVGEGVVAGRKLSGVMPIDRPETVLNALAELNHLTLQKTEDGYLLVNK; encoded by the coding sequence ATGAACTACAACGATTACTCGATAGATGATTTTTTGTTAGACGACCGCTTTTTGGCCTATTGCCAGGGGAGCGACCCGGAAGCTGTGGCGTTCTGGACCGAGTGGCAGCAAACGCAACCGCCAAATCTGGCCGTGTTTCGTGAAGCCGAACGTTTGCAGGCCATACTCAGCGGCCATAAACCCCGATTAGATACGTCGTTGCAGGAGTTAGAGCAACTGCTTACTCCGTCGCAGGAAGCAAAGGTAGTGCCACTGCCCGTAGTAGCCCGACCAGTGCGTTCAGGCTATGTGCGTTGGTGGATGGCAGCGGCATCGGTCGTACTGTTGGTCGCAGCGGGCTGGTTTGGTCTCGATTGGTGGCGAAATCAATATATTGCCTACGAAACGGCTAACAATCAGCAACAAACGGTACGGCTGCCCGATGGTTCAACGGTTGTACTCAACAGTCATTCTACATTAAAATACCGCCGAAATGCCTTCACCAACGTGGCCCGAACGGTCGAACTATCGGGTGAGGGCTTTTTCGCGGTTCGGCACTTGTCTGGCGATGCGCCGTTTCGGGTTGTGACCGATGGCGCGTTCGACGTGCAGGTGCTCGGAACAGCGTTTACCGTACACAGTCGCCCGTCATTAAGCCGTGTCGTGCTTAATACGGGTAAGGTGCAGGTAGATTTTCATGACCAACGAACCGACCGGACTTTGCGCCCCGGCGAGCTGGTAGAAGTAATCACGGGTTTGCCCGACGTACAGCAGCGTAGCGTTCGCCCTGAGCAGTACGACGCCTGGACCCGACAGCAGTTTGTGTTCAACGAAACCAGGATGACCGACGCGTTGCAGATGGTTGAAAATCAGTTTGGTGTTCAGGTAAGGGTGGGCGAGGGGGTAGTAGCCGGACGTAAGCTTAGCGGAGTAATGCCCATCGACCGGCCCGAAACCGTGCTGAACGCGCTGGCCGAACTGAACCATCTCACGTTGCAGAAAACGGAAGATGGCTATTTGCTGGTAAACAAATAA
- a CDS encoding RNA polymerase sigma factor: MAPPDTQPTVMAVSLQTLWAGIRQRDSQSLTNLYRQVYTDLLNFGMYFGHDAHTTKDTINQIFLEIWEKGETLMPVDNVRSYLITYLRRKLIREYEYGNRQTELTGLEPATERSYEDVIISQQQDEHVRARLRAALTQLTPRQNELIQMRFFEGLSNEAISRATGMHVNTVYNTMSAALKTLRQTLTQEEYYTLLAQWPFWLGLGASAELLIL; the protein is encoded by the coding sequence ATGGCCCCACCCGATACACAACCGACCGTCATGGCCGTTAGCCTGCAAACGCTGTGGGCGGGCATCCGTCAGCGTGACTCGCAAAGCTTAACCAACCTTTACCGGCAGGTGTATACAGATCTGCTCAACTTTGGTATGTATTTCGGGCACGATGCCCACACGACCAAAGATACCATCAATCAAATTTTTCTGGAAATTTGGGAGAAAGGCGAAACGCTGATGCCAGTCGACAATGTACGGTCGTATCTGATTACATACTTGCGTCGGAAACTGATTCGTGAGTATGAATATGGCAACCGCCAGACCGAACTGACCGGCCTTGAACCAGCCACCGAGCGTTCTTACGAAGACGTAATCATAAGCCAGCAACAGGACGAACACGTTCGGGCGCGACTACGGGCAGCACTGACACAACTGACACCCCGGCAAAACGAACTGATTCAGATGCGTTTTTTCGAGGGACTGTCGAACGAGGCCATCAGTCGGGCAACGGGTATGCATGTCAACACAGTATATAACACCATGTCAGCGGCTCTGAAAACGCTGCGGCAAACGCTTACTCAGGAAGAATATTATACGCTGCTGGCCCAATGGCCTTTCTGGTTGGGTTTGGGGGCTTCTGCCGAATTGCTGATTTTGTGA
- a CDS encoding FG-GAP-like repeat-containing protein, translated as MLSKLFILCFLSAPLFAQPLFKDVTQEVGVNHQFRVFEGMFGGGACAFDYDNDGDQDLFITGGMNDDVLYRNNGKGQFANVYEKSGLSVTRGFVTQGVAAADVNRDGWVDLFVTTITTKGKKQPIPRARNLLLLNNGNGTFRDATQAYGLDQLIAFSTGASFGDVNADGYPDLYVGNYFNAFTGNLTYINDATIVSATQTAKGYLLINKGGKRFEDLYDDYGLTHKGFGFGAIFTDYDNDADQDLMVNHDFGYKRTPNLLLQNQFSDREFRDVAPELKLDLPINSMGTAVADVNNDGLLDYYFTNIRFNRMMVSQGPGKPYLDKTREMGMTWIGISWGANFADFDHDGDLDLFVANGDLNPNCVPMADFYFENVGNRNPAQPQFQDNAHLHGLKDYGIGRGSVTFDADNDGDLDLLVVNQKPVLDYPVPSVTHFYRNDGAKGNWLKIALKGLQAESHGIGSRIEVVVGGRRMLREIDGGASSHISQNSTIAHFGLGNTAVIDSIIVTWTGGKRQILTKQKINTLLTISEIPEESAINWSLLAVVGLLGGLSVFMAMRYRHGRVVRHS; from the coding sequence ATGCTCTCTAAACTCTTCATTCTCTGCTTTTTATCGGCTCCCCTATTTGCCCAGCCCCTGTTTAAAGACGTAACACAGGAAGTAGGTGTCAACCACCAGTTTCGGGTATTTGAAGGCATGTTTGGCGGAGGAGCCTGCGCTTTCGACTACGATAATGATGGCGATCAGGACCTGTTTATCACCGGCGGCATGAACGACGACGTGCTGTACCGCAACAACGGCAAAGGCCAGTTTGCGAATGTCTATGAGAAATCTGGCCTAAGCGTGACGCGCGGATTCGTGACGCAGGGCGTAGCAGCCGCCGACGTGAACCGCGATGGTTGGGTCGATTTGTTTGTGACGACGATTACAACGAAGGGTAAAAAACAGCCCATTCCCCGCGCCCGGAATCTATTGTTGCTTAATAACGGCAACGGCACCTTCCGCGATGCGACGCAGGCATATGGTCTCGATCAACTGATTGCGTTCAGTACTGGGGCAAGTTTTGGTGATGTTAACGCCGATGGTTATCCCGATCTGTATGTAGGCAACTACTTTAACGCATTCACCGGCAACCTGACGTATATCAACGACGCCACCATCGTTAGTGCTACGCAAACGGCAAAGGGCTATCTGCTTATCAACAAAGGCGGCAAGCGGTTCGAGGATTTGTATGACGATTACGGACTGACACACAAGGGGTTCGGCTTCGGAGCAATCTTTACCGATTACGACAACGATGCCGACCAGGACCTGATGGTAAACCATGATTTTGGCTATAAACGGACGCCTAACCTGCTGTTGCAAAACCAGTTTTCTGACCGGGAATTTCGCGACGTCGCTCCTGAACTGAAACTCGACCTGCCAATTAACTCGATGGGTACGGCAGTGGCCGACGTCAACAACGACGGGCTGCTGGATTACTATTTTACGAATATCCGCTTCAACCGTATGATGGTGAGTCAGGGACCGGGTAAGCCGTATCTTGATAAAACCCGCGAGATGGGTATGACCTGGATTGGCATTAGCTGGGGAGCCAATTTCGCCGATTTCGACCATGACGGCGACCTTGATTTATTTGTTGCCAACGGCGATTTGAACCCCAACTGCGTACCGATGGCCGACTTCTATTTTGAAAACGTGGGAAACCGCAATCCGGCTCAGCCGCAGTTTCAGGACAACGCGCACCTGCATGGACTAAAAGACTACGGCATTGGGCGCGGCTCGGTAACGTTCGATGCCGATAACGACGGCGACCTCGACCTGCTGGTGGTGAACCAAAAACCCGTACTCGACTATCCGGTACCTTCAGTTACGCACTTCTACCGAAACGATGGGGCCAAAGGCAACTGGCTGAAAATTGCCCTGAAGGGCTTACAGGCCGAATCGCATGGTATCGGTTCGCGGATTGAGGTGGTAGTGGGCGGTCGGCGGATGCTGCGCGAAATCGACGGGGGCGCATCGAGCCATATCTCGCAAAACTCGACTATCGCGCACTTTGGCCTGGGAAATACTGCGGTTATCGATTCTATCATCGTCACCTGGACGGGCGGCAAGCGGCAAATTCTGACTAAGCAGAAAATAAATACCTTACTGACCATCAGCGAAATACCGGAGGAGTCGGCTATAAATTGGTCTTTGCTGGCTGTGGTTGGGTTACTTGGCGGGCTGTCTGTATTTATGGCGATGCGATACCGGCACGGGCGTGTTGTTCGGCATAGTTAA